One Ostrinia nubilalis chromosome 4, ilOstNubi1.1, whole genome shotgun sequence DNA window includes the following coding sequences:
- the LOC135088447 gene encoding very long chain fatty acid elongase 4-like, translating to MTSIGLKNPEWDLSKSKFDEVDDLPLMRSPGPVLMILAAYLIFVLKVGPAFMRKREAYKLKTALVWYNGVQVVLSVFLVIKYAYLIYRMGLFPTACYIERDDMRNEVLVGIWWYFGAKLTELLDTVFFVFRKKYSQITFLHLYHHTIMAIGTWSTLKYFPSHLLFFVGCLNSFVHVLMYTYYGLAAFGDRFAKYLSWKKYMTKIQLIQFVMIVFQYVYTVRSSECPPSRGIALFITANTIFILFLFLNFYRQSYTKTAKKTTPGLKSDANGVHRLTENAKKAE from the exons ATGACTTCAATTGGACTGAAAAACCCCGAGTGGGATTTGAGCAAGAGCAAAT tCGATGAAGTAGACGACCTACCTCTCATGAGGTCTCCAGGCCCAGTTCTGATGATCCTGGCCGCATACCTGATTTTCGTGCTGAAGGTGGGACCAGCCTTCATGAGGAAGAGAGAGGCGTACAAACTGAAGACGGCTTTAGTGTGGTACAACGGTGTGCAAGTCGTATTATCGGTGTTTTTGGTGATAAAG taCGCATACCTAATATACAGGATGGGACTGTTTCCAACAGCATGTTACATAGAACGAGACGATATGCGCAATGAG GTTCTCGTGGGCATTTGGTGGTACTTCGGCGCAAAACTGACAGAACTCCTTGACACAGTCTTCTTTGTGTTTCGTAAAAAGTACAGCCAGATCACCTTCCTGCATCTATACCACCACACCATTATGGCTATTGGTACTTGGAGTACGCTGAAGTACTTTCCCTCTCACCTCCTGTTCTTCGTGGGCTGTCTGAACTCTTTCGTCCATGTACTCATGTACACGTATTACGGCCTCGCCGCGTTCGGGGACAGATTCGCCAAGTACTTATCGTGGAAGAAGTACATGACTAAAATTCAATTG ATACAATTCGTAATGATCGTTTTCCAGTACGTTTACACGGTCAGATCATCAGAGTGTCCGCCATCAAGAGGCATAGCCCTGTTCATCACCGCCAATACAATTTTCATCTTGTTCCTTTTCTTGAACTTCTACAGGCAAAGCTACACCAAAACTGCAAAGAAAACCACTCCTGGCTTAAAAAGTGACGCTAATGGTGTTCACCGATTGACAGAGAATGCGAAAAAGGCAGAATAA